TCTAAATTTTTACTCACTAAAGGGAAACTAGCTTTGTGTTCTTCTAAAATTGAAAGGGCTTTTTCGTAAGGTATAAAGGTGTTATCCATACTATACTATTAATATTTAGGGAATCTATAGGTTTATTGATGCTTAGATTATAAGTTAAAGGGGGGTCAAAGACCTTTGAACATTCTTCGTTCTAATAACTAGGCTTAGGAAGACTTTATTTCTACCCTCCAATACTACTCATGCTTTGCATAGCTTTAGCAGGAGCTTTTCTCATTCTTTCCGCTTCAAACCCATCCTTAGGCTTTAAGCGAATGATTTCTCTAAATTTGTTTGCCAGTTCGTCATCTGAAACACCTGAACGCATATAATCACGAATATTAAAAACGCCGTCATCGTAGAGGCAACTTTTTATTTCTCCTTTGGAGGAAATTCGTAGCCTATTACAAGTATTACAGAACGTTCTTGAAAAAGCGGCGATGACACCTATATTTCCTTTATATCCGGGAACGGATAGTAAACTGGCCGTATCTCCATGCTTGCCAGGAAGTTTTTCCAATAGCGGATAATGGGCTTTTAGATCATGTTGAATATCACGCGAGGAATACATTTCCACGTTTTCCTTGTAACCTCCATTAAAAGGCATTTCTTCAATGAACCGAACATCAACGAAATGGTTTTTGGCCAATTCGGCCAAAGGAATAATGTCTTGTGTATTAATGCCTTTCATAATTACGGCATTTAATTTTATTTTAAAGCCGTTATCGACTAACATATGAAAAGTCTGCATCACTTTTTGAAAATCATTACGACGGGTAATTTTATGAAAACGTTCTTTATCCAAAGAATCAATGCTTAAGTTGATATTGGTAATACCTAATTTCTTTAATCGTGGAATATGTCGTTGTAACAGTGTTCCGTTTGAAGTAATATGAATGGATTTATAATCATCCAGTTTGGCGGTATTCTCCAATAATTTCATGAAATCTTTTCGAAGAAATGGCTCTCCTCCGGTAAAACGTACTTTTTGAAAACCTAACTGACCCAATATTTTTAATAAGCGAGTAATTTCTTCATAACTTAGCAAATGCGCTTTGGGTTCATAGGGAATTCCTTCTGCTGGCATGCAGTAAAAGCATCGCAAATTACAGCGGTCAGTCACTGCGATACGCACATAATCTATAGTCCTGTCAAAAGAATCCTTCATATAACTTTCCAAGCAATTTGAATAGTCAATATAGCTATTTTTAGATATATTCGGAGGACTATTTAAGAAAGAAATAAGAACCGCAAAATAATGAAAGAGATAAAATCCATTATACAGCTCTATAATTCATTCAAGAACTCGGGTGAAAAATGTGCCATTGCACAGGTGGTTCGCGTAGAAGAATCCTCCTATAGAAGAGAGGGTGCACGAATGCTGGTTTTTGAATCGGGTGTTTTCGAAGGTGGTATTAGTGGTGGGTGCTTGGAAGGCGATGCCTTGCAACGCTCCCAAATCGCAATCTTGAAACAGCAACCATCTATTGTAACCTATGATACTTCTAAAGAAAATGAAATAGGGGTGGGACTTGGCTGCAATGGGGTAATCGATGTCTTGATATCACCAATTTCGGAAGAGTCCCCAACATTGAAAATGTTGCAAAAATGTGTATCGGATAGAGATTTCCATATTATAGCCACCGTGACCGCACTTGATGCCGAAATTGATACGATACCTTTAGGTAGAAGCTTTTATTATGATAAGGATTCTGCATCTTTAGAAGACTGTGAGCATGATGGTTTACGAAACTTTCTTCAAGATAAAATTCAGGACGTCCTAGGACAGCAAAAATCAAAGACCTATCATTTTGAGGAAGAAGGAATAAGGGCCAGCGTTTTTATTGAAATGATTCCACCACAGTATCACTTGGCGGTTTATGGGGATAATTATGATGTTTATCCAATATTGGAAATGGCCAATTTGATGGATTGGGACATAAGTTTGGTAGGTAATGTGCAAAAACTCAAAAAAGAAAAGCTACAATCGGTTAAAAACATATATCCAAAAGATTTTGAAGAACGGCCTTTAATCGATAAGCGAACAGCGATTATTTTAATGGCCCATGACTACAAGACAGATTATATCAATTTACAGGAATCGGTAAAAAGTGTATCTCCATATATTGCTTCATTGGGTCCGCGAAAGCGTTTTGACAAAATGGTAGCTGAATTCAAGACTAATGGAATAGCATTATCCGACGAGGATATGGAGCGGATTTTTGCCCCTTGCGGTTTGGAAATTGGGGCTAACACCCCCGAAGAAATCGCGCTTAGTTTATGTAGTGAAATCTTAAGTGTTTTTACAGGTAAAACTGGTGGAATGTTGAGAGATAAAAAAGGCCCTATCCATATGAGAAATTAGGATTGCTTATCAGCTAACCTTAACAGATTGATTTTAAAAATATAGTATGATTCACTCTTAACGCCGCTCCCAGAGAATATTTTGCTCCCGCTGTCCGGCAACCACATTGGTAACAATCTCAACTGCTTTCTCAATATCACTTTCTGTAGTGTACCTCCCGATACTAAATCTCAATGAGGCATAGGCCAAACTGCGCTCAACACCCATCGCAGACAAAACGTGCGAAGGCTCAACGGAAGCAGAATTACAAGCTGAACCGTTAGAAACTGCAATTTTTCGACTTAAAGCAGTAAGTAAATTTGTTCCATCAACATAAGGGAAAGAAATATGTACGGTATTAGGTAATCGTTGTTTGCCTTTATTGTTGGATATGGCCAGTTCAATTTTGAGCAGACCTTCTTCAAGTTTATTTTGTAATGATTCCAATCGCAATTTTTCTTTTTCAAAATCTTTAGAAGTCAATTCAATCGCTTTTGCAAATCCAACTATGCACGGTGTATTCAAGGTTCCCCCACGTTGTTTTTTTTGCTGCCCCCCACCTTGAATAAAACTCGGTAGACCTTCGTAATTCTTATTATGTTTTATATAGGTCAGCCCGATTCCTTTAGGCCCGTAGACCTTATGAGCAGAAAAACAGGCAAAATCTACCAAATCCATAATCTTGCTTAAATCGATTTTTCCTAAAGCTTGTGTAGTATCCGAAAAAAGAAGACTTCCATTACTATGCGTTAATTTGGCCGCATCCTCTAGAGGTTGAATAATTCCGGTTTCATTATTAGCATAAAGGAGCGCGACCAAAATGGTGTCAGGGCGCAACTCCTTTTGCAGGGCTTCTAAAGATATTAGTCCATCGGAATTCACTTCTAAATAACTTATTTCAAAACCATCATCTTCTAAAAAGGCGCAAGTATCCAATACGGCCTTGTGTTCAGCTTTAGTAGTGATGATATGCTTTCCTTTAGATTGTAAATTGCTTGCGACCCCCTTAAAAATCATATTTATACTCTCCGTAGCGCCAGAGGTGTAAACTAAACTGCTAGAATCAACTCCTAAATCTTTGGCGATGGAAACGGTTGCATCCTCAACTGCGCTATTCGCTAGCCAACCATATGGATGATGGCTGCTCGAGGGGTTCCCAAAATCCTTATGAAAATAGGGCAGCATGGCATCTACAACCTCTTTCGTACATGGGGTGGTTGCATTGTAGTCAAAATAGAGTTGAGAGTACATTTTTTATATTTATTTGCCAATAAGTTAAAGGTAATAAATCTCACAAAATTCCCATTTTTTCTTTTAGAGCTGACAATTGGATTTATCTATACAATCATTAAAATATTAATTTGTTAATCACTGATTAATATCATTGTGATTTTGATGAATTAGCGTTATATTTATTATTCACTTCTTAAATTAATTCCTAAAATATTATGATTCCTGCTAATTTCAACTATCATAAGGCAACTTCATTAAAGGAAGCGATTGCCTTATCACAAGAACTTGGTGAAGAAGCTAAATACATGTCCGGCGGCCACAGTTTGCTGCCTATGATGAAACTTCGATTCGCCACCCCTGAACATATTATCGACATCAGTAAAATTGAAGGTCTATCTTATATTAAGGAAGAAGGCGATTTGCTCAAGATAGGTGCGCTTACTACGCAAAGTGAAATGGAGCATAACGCCCTCATAAAGGAGAAGTATCCTATTATGGGTGATGCTATTTGGTTGACAGCTGATCCATCGGTTCGAAACTGCGGCACTCTTGGAGGTAACATCGCTCACGGTGATGCAGCAAATGACCAGCCCGCTTTAATGTTGGCCATGCGGGCAACGATATTGGCGGAAGGTTCAGAAGGGCAGAAAACTATTCCCATAGACGAATTTTTCCATGGATTTTATATGACCGCTTTGGAACCCGGTGATATACTCACGGAAATTCAAATTCCGAAAGCCAAGAAAGGAACTGGTGGCGCCTATCACAAAGTAGAACGTAAAGTAGGTGATTATGCTACAGCTGGAGTAGCGGTTCATATTGAATTGGATGATGACGGTGTTTGCCAAGAAATCGGGATAGGGTTGACCAATGTGAGTGCCATACCCATGCGATTGGAAAGAGGAGAAGAAGTGCTTAGAGGAAAAAAGGTTACCGACGATTTAATTGAACAGATAGGTCAAATTGCAAGCGAAGATTGTGAGCCCGAATCTGATTTGAGGGGATCGGAAGCCTATAAAAGATCAATCGTGAACACGATTACAAAAAGAATGTTGAACAAGGCTCTTGAAAGAGCAAAACAATAGAAATCGCTATGGCAAAACATAAAATAACAATGACAATAAATGGGGCAAGCGTTTCTGCCGAAGTGGATTCTCGTTTGCTCTTAGTACACTTTATACGTGAAAATCTGGATATGACAGGCACCCATATTGGTTGCGATACATCAAGTTGTGGTGCTTGCACCATTTTGATTGATGGTAAATCGGTCAAGTCATGCACCTATTTAGCCGTTCGAGCTGATGGCGCAAACATCACTACAATAGAGGGTATTGCTGCAGATGGCACCAATCACCCGCTGCAAAAGGCATTTCATGACCAACATGGTCTTCATTGTGGTTTCTGTACTCCGGGTATGATTATGAGGTCTATAGAGCTATTGGAAACAAATCCCAATCCTACAGAAAAGGAAATACGATGGGGAATTTCAGGAAACCTGTGTAGATGCACGGGCTATAATAATATCGTAAAGTCTGTACAACAGGCTGCCCAGGAAATGTCGAAGGAAAAAGAAGCCACAGTCTAACCTCTAAATAATAAAAATATGTTCTCATGTAAAACATCACCAGAGGTAGGCGGAATGGGCCACTCTGTAAAACGAAAAGAAGATGCCCGTTTCTTACACGGCAAAGGAAATTATACCGACGATGTAAAATTACCGGGCATGCTGCATATGGTCATGGTACGTAGTCCGTACGCCTATGCCAAAATATTAAGTATCGATAAAGAAAAAGCTTTGGCCATTGACGGTGTTTTGGCTGTCATTACCGGAGAAGATTTGGCGCAATATAATCTACATTGGATGCCAACTTTACTGTCCGATACACAAATGGTTTTGCCGACAGATACTGTAATGCATCAATCGCAAGAAGTGTGTGCGGTAATTGCAACGGATAGATATATTGCCGTTGATGGTGCAGAAGCCGTAGACGTTCAATATGAACCAATGCAAGCAGTTGTAGACCCGTTCAAGGCATTGGATGAAGATGCACCTCTACTGCGCCCTGATAAGGAAGGTCAAAAAGACAATCATATTTATCATTGGGAGCGTGGTGACAAGGAGAAAACCGATGCTGCCATTGCCGCTGCCGATGTGGTTGTAAAAGAACGTATTCATTTACCAAGAATTCATGTTGCTTCGATAGAAACCTGCGGGGTTGTGGCCTCTTATGATAAGGATACCGAGAAAATGTTGATTTACTTGACCTCTCAAGCACCTCATGCGATTCGGACCATTCTAGCTTTGGTTGCGGGACATGTTGGTTTATCCGAAGAAAAGATTCGAATTATAGCGCCCGATATTGGGGGTGGCTTTGGAGGGAAAGTTCCGGTGTATCCAGGCTATGTCGTTGCGATTGCTGCTTCATTCTTGATAGGAAAACCGGTTAAGTGGATTGAAGACCGTTCAGAAAATTTAGTGAACGGCTTTGCAAGAGATTATCATATGGACTGCGAACTTGCGGCAACGAAGGACGGAAAAATCCAAGCTTTTAAAGTTTCAACTTTGGCGGACCACGGTTATACCGATTCTTCGGCGAACCCTTCAAAATATCCTACGGGAATGTTCTCTATTTGCACAGGATCGTATGATTATGAACATGCTTTCGCAGAATTGGATGCAGTCTATACGAACAAAGCCCCGGGTGGCGTTGCCTACAGATGTTCTTTCCGGGTAACGGAGGCGGTGCATGCCATTGAGCGAATGGTTGATAAGCTAGCGGCGGAATTACAAATGGATCCAGCCGAAATCAGGTTTAAAAACTTTATCAAGAAAGAACAATTTCCATATGCCTCTCCTTTAGGATGGAGCTATGATAGCGGAGACTATAAGGCCACCTTGGAAAAAGCCATGGAAATGGTAGGTTATGACGACTATAAAAAAGAACAAGCGGAGAAACGTGCTCAAGGAAAATTGATGGGCATCGGAATTTGCACTTTTACTGAGGTAGTAGGGGCAGGGCCATCCAAAGATTTTGATATTTTGGGCATTAAGATGTTCGATAGTGCAGAGATTCGTGTGCATCCTACAGGGAAAGCTTTAGCACGTTTCGGAACTAAATCACAAGGACAGGGTCACGAAACGACGTATGCTCAAATCTTGGCCGAAGAACTTGGGATTCCCTACACGGATATTGAAATCGACGAGGGTGATACCGATACAGCTCCTTATGGGTTGGGTACTTATGCAAGTCGTAGTACACCAACCGCTGGAGCAGCAGCAGCAGTTGCTGCCAGAAAACTGCGTGATAAAGGAAAGAAAATTGCAGCACACTTATTAGAAGTGAGTGAAGAGGATATTGAATGGGAAGTAGGAAAATATTTTGTAAAAGGAGCTCCTGAAAAATCTAAAACGATTCAAGATGTGGCTTTTGCAGCATACACGAATTTTCCACCAGGGATGGAGCCCGGCTTTGAAGAAACCCATTACTACGATCCACCAAATTTAACATTCCCAAACGGTGCTTATATATGTGTTGTTGAGGTAGATGAGGAAACTGGTGCCATCGATGTAAAACGATTTGTTGCGATTGACGATTGCGGAAATATCATCAATCCTATGATTGTAGAAGGTCAAGTCCATGGCGGATTGACTCAAGGTATCGCTCCTGCCATGTACGAGGGCATTGTTTATGATGATGAAGGAAATGTACTGAATGGAACATTAATGGACTATCTAGTGCCAACGGCGGTAGAATCTCCACATTGGGAAACAGGTCATACAATTACGCCATCGCCACATCACCCATTAGGTGCAAAAGGTGTAGCAGAATCACCAACAGTTGGGGCGCCACCGGCAATAGCGAATGCGATTATTGATGCATTATATCCATTGGGAATCAAACATTTGGATATTCCAATTACACCTGATAAGGTTTGGGATGCAATTCAAGAGGCAAAAGCGAAGGCCTAGCATAATGAAGTAAGAAGTTTAATTATCAATTCGTTTCAATCATAATTGAAAAGTAGGTGAGACGGTTTTGAGCAAGCAGAATACTTCATCATATATTAAAAAGTTTAGACTCCCGTATGTGCTGAAAAAAGTTTAAAGCATGCAAGGGACCGCAAAAAATTGAACTACGATGAAAACACAATTAGATAAGTCATTCGAGGTGCCACAAGGCACAGAATTGGTATGGGAACATTTAATCGACCCAGAGAAAATAATGGACTGTGTACCCGGGGTATCGGTCGAAGAAAAAGTCGGTGAAAACCATTATAAGGGGAAAGTAGGTATGAAGTTTGGACCTATGGGAGTAAAGTACGATGCTGATATTTTCTATAAGGAAATTGATAAGGAGAACAAAAAAATTATTCTTACCGGAGACGGAGTAGACTCCAAAGGTAATGGTAATGCCGAAATGGTGATGACCATTAATCTTACAGA
This sequence is a window from Maribacter aestuarii. Protein-coding genes within it:
- the moaA gene encoding GTP 3',8-cyclase MoaA, with translation MKDSFDRTIDYVRIAVTDRCNLRCFYCMPAEGIPYEPKAHLLSYEEITRLLKILGQLGFQKVRFTGGEPFLRKDFMKLLENTAKLDDYKSIHITSNGTLLQRHIPRLKKLGITNINLSIDSLDKERFHKITRRNDFQKVMQTFHMLVDNGFKIKLNAVIMKGINTQDIIPLAELAKNHFVDVRFIEEMPFNGGYKENVEMYSSRDIQHDLKAHYPLLEKLPGKHGDTASLLSVPGYKGNIGVIAAFSRTFCNTCNRLRISSKGEIKSCLYDDGVFNIRDYMRSGVSDDELANKFREIIRLKPKDGFEAERMRKAPAKAMQSMSSIGG
- a CDS encoding XdhC family protein; translated protein: MKEIKSIIQLYNSFKNSGEKCAIAQVVRVEESSYRREGARMLVFESGVFEGGISGGCLEGDALQRSQIAILKQQPSIVTYDTSKENEIGVGLGCNGVIDVLISPISEESPTLKMLQKCVSDRDFHIIATVTALDAEIDTIPLGRSFYYDKDSASLEDCEHDGLRNFLQDKIQDVLGQQKSKTYHFEEEGIRASVFIEMIPPQYHLAVYGDNYDVYPILEMANLMDWDISLVGNVQKLKKEKLQSVKNIYPKDFEERPLIDKRTAIILMAHDYKTDYINLQESVKSVSPYIASLGPRKRFDKMVAEFKTNGIALSDEDMERIFAPCGLEIGANTPEEIALSLCSEILSVFTGKTGGMLRDKKGPIHMRN
- a CDS encoding cysteine desulfurase family protein; translation: MYSQLYFDYNATTPCTKEVVDAMLPYFHKDFGNPSSSHHPYGWLANSAVEDATVSIAKDLGVDSSSLVYTSGATESINMIFKGVASNLQSKGKHIITTKAEHKAVLDTCAFLEDDGFEISYLEVNSDGLISLEALQKELRPDTILVALLYANNETGIIQPLEDAAKLTHSNGSLLFSDTTQALGKIDLSKIMDLVDFACFSAHKVYGPKGIGLTYIKHNKNYEGLPSFIQGGGQQKKQRGGTLNTPCIVGFAKAIELTSKDFEKEKLRLESLQNKLEEGLLKIELAISNNKGKQRLPNTVHISFPYVDGTNLLTALSRKIAVSNGSACNSASVEPSHVLSAMGVERSLAYASLRFSIGRYTTESDIEKAVEIVTNVVAGQREQNILWERR
- a CDS encoding FAD binding domain-containing protein — protein: MIPANFNYHKATSLKEAIALSQELGEEAKYMSGGHSLLPMMKLRFATPEHIIDISKIEGLSYIKEEGDLLKIGALTTQSEMEHNALIKEKYPIMGDAIWLTADPSVRNCGTLGGNIAHGDAANDQPALMLAMRATILAEGSEGQKTIPIDEFFHGFYMTALEPGDILTEIQIPKAKKGTGGAYHKVERKVGDYATAGVAVHIELDDDGVCQEIGIGLTNVSAIPMRLERGEEVLRGKKVTDDLIEQIGQIASEDCEPESDLRGSEAYKRSIVNTITKRMLNKALERAKQ
- a CDS encoding (2Fe-2S)-binding protein, with the translated sequence MAKHKITMTINGASVSAEVDSRLLLVHFIRENLDMTGTHIGCDTSSCGACTILIDGKSVKSCTYLAVRADGANITTIEGIAADGTNHPLQKAFHDQHGLHCGFCTPGMIMRSIELLETNPNPTEKEIRWGISGNLCRCTGYNNIVKSVQQAAQEMSKEKEATV
- a CDS encoding aerobic carbon-monoxide dehydrogenase large subunit, with translation MFSCKTSPEVGGMGHSVKRKEDARFLHGKGNYTDDVKLPGMLHMVMVRSPYAYAKILSIDKEKALAIDGVLAVITGEDLAQYNLHWMPTLLSDTQMVLPTDTVMHQSQEVCAVIATDRYIAVDGAEAVDVQYEPMQAVVDPFKALDEDAPLLRPDKEGQKDNHIYHWERGDKEKTDAAIAAADVVVKERIHLPRIHVASIETCGVVASYDKDTEKMLIYLTSQAPHAIRTILALVAGHVGLSEEKIRIIAPDIGGGFGGKVPVYPGYVVAIAASFLIGKPVKWIEDRSENLVNGFARDYHMDCELAATKDGKIQAFKVSTLADHGYTDSSANPSKYPTGMFSICTGSYDYEHAFAELDAVYTNKAPGGVAYRCSFRVTEAVHAIERMVDKLAAELQMDPAEIRFKNFIKKEQFPYASPLGWSYDSGDYKATLEKAMEMVGYDDYKKEQAEKRAQGKLMGIGICTFTEVVGAGPSKDFDILGIKMFDSAEIRVHPTGKALARFGTKSQGQGHETTYAQILAEELGIPYTDIEIDEGDTDTAPYGLGTYASRSTPTAGAAAAVAARKLRDKGKKIAAHLLEVSEEDIEWEVGKYFVKGAPEKSKTIQDVAFAAYTNFPPGMEPGFEETHYYDPPNLTFPNGAYICVVEVDEETGAIDVKRFVAIDDCGNIINPMIVEGQVHGGLTQGIAPAMYEGIVYDDEGNVLNGTLMDYLVPTAVESPHWETGHTITPSPHHPLGAKGVAESPTVGAPPAIANAIIDALYPLGIKHLDIPITPDKVWDAIQEAKAKA
- a CDS encoding SRPBCC family protein; translation: MKTQLDKSFEVPQGTELVWEHLIDPEKIMDCVPGVSVEEKVGENHYKGKVGMKFGPMGVKYDADIFYKEIDKENKKIILTGDGVDSKGNGNAEMVMTINLTERPEGGVKLDAIMDVTINGKIAQFGSRLITTVSNQLFKQFVSNFSKKLAAAEGATA